ATCCGGCATGCTCTTCACGGGCGCCCCGGCGGCCGTGGCGGAACCGGGCGGCACGACCACGACGGCGGTCCTCGGCCTGGACGCCGAACTCCACACCTCCCTCACCCCCGCCACCCCCGCCCGTCCGGCGTGGCATCGCGCGGTCCGCTGACTCCGCTGAGTCCGCTGACGCTGCGGCCTCAGTGGCCTCGGTGGCCTCGGTGGCCTGCGGCCAGGAGGGTGTGGATCCGGTCGGCGGTCCAGGTGCCGGCGGCGCCGGGGCAGGCCGACAGGTACGCGGCGGTGTCCTGTGCCGTCCAGGGGCCCGAATCCAGCAGGCCGGCGGCCAGGTGGCGCAGGTAGGCGGCGGACGGGGTGCGCAGTTCGACGTCCCCGAGGGTCCAGGGCGCGGTGAAGGTCACCACGGGGATCCCGTCGATCGTGCCGGGGCAGACGAGGGTTTCGTACCGGCCGGGGCCGAGGGCGTGCCGGCCGTCCCGCAGGACGGTGGCCAGGTCGAGGTCCGCGCCCGGTTCCCGGCCCATCTCCTGTGCGGCGATGTCGGACAGCTGGCCGGTGGTCACCAGGTGTGCCCGCCCGCGGGTCCGGCCGGGGGCGGTGGGGTCGTAGTAGCCGCGTCCGCCGGTCCACACCAGGGACTCGGTGGCGAAGTACAGGCGGCCGTCCAGCTCGACCGGAACCGACCGCTCGGGCGCCCGCCGGTCGCGGCAGCCCGGGTGCGTGTGCGTCGCCCCGGGCGGGGTGCCGCCGGCGATGTAGGCGGTGAGGCGGTCCATGTGCATGTTGGAGCCGTAGGAGGCGTACCAGACCCGCCCGGGGGCGGGGATCGCCCTGGTGAGCGGTCTGACGGCGTGCACGGCCATGCGGGGTCCTCGGGGTGCGGGGGCAGGTCCTCCTGTCCGCCTGCACGCGTCGGGCCGACGATCGCATACGGCGGATCGGGCAATTCTACCCAAGGGGTCCGGAACGCCGCGGGGGCGGCCGACGTCACGGTCGGTCCGCCCCCGGGCACGGGCCGCCGGATCAGGCACCCAGGTGGCTGCCCTTCGCCCACTCCAGCTCGCCGTCCTTGAGGCAGTTGGAGGTGTAGACCGGACCCGTGAACGCCGGCTTGCTGGCGGGCACCGCAGCGAGCGAGGAGCAGTTCGACGAGAAGCCCGCGCGGCCACCGGAGAAGTAGTCGATGTCGAGCCCGTCGTTGGCCAGAGCGGCGCCGGCCCCGCCCAGCAGGATGCCGGCGGCCAGGACGGACGCGGTGACAGCAGAACGAATACGCATGACTCCCCTAAGGATCTGTGGAACGACGACGCGCTGTTCGATGTGCGCGTCGGCCGGTCCAACGCCCGGGGCCACCGACGGGAACGGCAGTTCACTCCAATGCCCGCGGCTGTATCGTTTCCACACTTCCCGCCCCCTGTGCGCTCCCCTTGTGCGCTCCCCAGCGCCCAGCGCCCAGGGGCGCAGCGGGTGGAGGGCCACGGGCAGCCGGTCGAGCGCGGCACCGGCCACCGCCCGCCCCGCCGAGTCGTCGTACGCACGACACCGTCCCGTACTGGTCCGTACGGGACGGTGCGCCCGCCGCTACCTCTGGTCGCTGCGCAGCATGGCGATGTAGTGCGTCGCCTCGGCGTAGGTGGTGACGGTGGCGCCGCCGATGTCGGTCGGCGTCGGACGAGAGCCGTTGCGCTCCTGGTAGATCCACCGGGAGCCCCGCCCCCAGTCGTTCTCCTCGGCGGCTTGCTGGGCGGTCAGGGAGGTGCCGCCGCCGAGGGCCTGGCGCACCGTGCTCTCGATGTTGCGGAAGCGGGCCGACTCGGAGGTCAGGGCGATCGCGGCGACCAGGTCGTCGCGGATCTCGTTCGCGTTGCCGCCTTCGCGGGCGAACTCCCACAGGACGTTCATGTTGCCCCATATGCCGTTCGGGGTGAGCCACAGTTGCCTGCTCTGGGTCGAGCCGTGCTCCAGGCTGTGGTTGCCGCCGTAGCGCCCGCTGTAGGGCAGCACGATGGCGTTGCGGCCGAGGGCGTGGCCGAGGTCGAAGGGCTGCTGCTCCCCGACCTG
This DNA window, taken from Streptomyces sp. TN58, encodes the following:
- a CDS encoding histone deacetylase, whose translation is MAVHAVRPLTRAIPAPGRVWYASYGSNMHMDRLTAYIAGGTPPGATHTHPGCRDRRAPERSVPVELDGRLYFATESLVWTGGRGYYDPTAPGRTRGRAHLVTTGQLSDIAAQEMGREPGADLDLATVLRDGRHALGPGRYETLVCPGTIDGIPVVTFTAPWTLGDVELRTPSAAYLRHLAAGLLDSGPWTAQDTAAYLSACPGAAGTWTADRIHTLLAAGHRGHRGH
- a CDS encoding ribosome-inactivating family protein: MRKPLVAALLCLPLLAVAAPAAQAADHRPEAAPVSALQVPVRTVSWDLTSTHANTLRARHSDFIRSLRNTGSMVGGSGSSAVWETSRGNEVIAVNVAYMWPEDGQNVRRTVTLYLTASDLYLRGFSTGNAGNVVQFSQVGEQQPFDLGHALGRNAIVLPYSGRYGGNHSLEHGSTQSRQLWLTPNGIWGNMNVLWEFAREGGNANEIRDDLVAAIALTSESARFRNIESTVRQALGGGTSLTAQQAAEENDWGRGSRWIYQERNGSRPTPTDIGGATVTTYAEATHYIAMLRSDQR